The genomic region TCTATTCAAAAAGAATATTTTCTTTTCACAATTTACGGAGAAAATTTTGTACGAGAATATTATATTAATCATCTTTATTTGAAAGATAAAACTTCTCTTTTTTATATTCACAAAATAAATAGTTTTATTCAAGGAACAATACGATCTATAACAGATCAAGGTTTTCTAATAATTGAATTTAATAAAAAATTCTATTCTTTTTATCAAAAAGAAATTAAATTTCTTGAATAATTATTGAATCGTTTTTTGACTATATTTTCTTAGTTTTTTTTCTTGAATTTTCATAAGAATTTTCTTCTCATCCAACATAAACTCTTTGATGAAAAAGAAAAAACCAATATTGATCATATTAGAAGTAAAATAATATAGAGATAAAGCAGAAGCATAACTATTTATAAAAAATAACATGATAATAGGCATCAAATATAATATGAAGTTCATATCGGGGAGAGAACTATTCTCATCTTGAGAAAAGTCTTTTTTTCCATTATTACTTAATTTAGTATAAACCAACAATGCAAATGAATACAATAAAGTAAGTAAACTCACGTGATTACCGTAAAAAGGAATAAAAAAAGGAAGTTCAAGAATTGAATCATATGAAGTGAGGTCTTCTACCCATAAAAAAGATTTTCCTCTTAAATTGATTATAGTAGGAAAAAATTTAAATAATGAATAAAAAATAGGAATTTGAAATAGTGTAGAAATACATCCAGACATTGGATTTACGCCTACTTTTCGATATAATTCCATCATAACTCTTTGTTTTTTTAAAGCATCTTCGTTATTTTTATATCTATTGTTTAATTCTTCTATTTCCGGACGAATTAATTTCATTATAGCGCTTAATTTATATTGTTTATAAGTAATTGGAGATAATATAAGTTTCACTACTATGGTCATCAAAATAATAATAACACCATAATTTAAATTTGTTTTTTCCAGAAATTGAAAAATTATCAGAAAAAAATATTTATTAATCCACTTTAAAAAACCCCATCCAAATGGAATAATATTTTCAAATCCGCTCTTATATTCTTTTAATAAATTAAAATCTAAAGGACCAAAATAGAAACGAAAAGAAAAATGAAATTCTTTATTTTCTTTTCTATTTATAGATGTTTTAAATTGAATTTTCTTCAGAAAATTTCCTGAAGAAAAATTTTCTGATTGAACAAAAGTATTTTTTAATATTTTTTCCGGAATGAATATAGAAGCAAAAAATTGTTGTTTATAAGCTATCCAATTTATATTGGATATATTTTTTTCTTCTGTTTTTTTTTCGGATAAATATTTTACAGTTTCAGAATTTTTATTAAAAACAGAATAATATGCCTGAGTATAAGAATTTTCCCAATTTCTATCCTTTTCCATGGATAAAATTTTTTGTTCCAAATTGATGGAAACTAATTTACTAAAAGGATAAATATTTATTGTTTTTACAGAAAAGCCAATGTCATATTGATTTTCTTTTCCAATTGTATATATGTAATCGAAAAATCCTTTTCCATAAGGATTTTTCGCTCTCATTATAAGAATTTTAATTCCTTTTTTTTTGTTTTCCAATGAAAAAGGTTGAAAAAGTAAATTTTTTGTATCAATATTTAATTCTTTTTTGTTAGAAAAGGACATATTGTATAAAAAACTAGAATTTTTTACCAAATAAAGATTTTTTGCATGATATGATAATGAAGGATCATATGCCTTATATTTTTTTAAAAAAACTTCACTTATTATTCCTCCTACATTAGATATTTTTAGTCTTAATACATTATTTTCCAATAAAAAAAAATTATTTTTTTCTTTTTGTTCCTTTTCAAAAAGGATAACTTTTTTTCGATCGAAAAATTCTTTATTATTTATTTTATATTTTTTTTCTTGTTCATTATTAAAATATGTGAAAATCGTTAAAATCAACAATATAAGAAATAGTCCTATCATAGAACTATAATCTAAATTTTTATCCTTCATATATAAGAAGAATTCTGATAATCAAAAGATTTGTAAATTTTGGAAACTTTTACAAAATAAGTGAACAAAGGATGTGGATTAGTTACTGTGCTCTGATACTCTGGGTGATATTGAACTCCCAAGAAGAATACATGATTTTCTAACTCAATAGCTTCTACTAAACCTGTATCTGGATTTATTCCGACTGCTTTCATTCCAGCATTAGAAAAATATTCTAAATAATTATTATTAAATTCATATCTATGACGATGTCTTTCTAAGACCTCTTTTTTTTCTCCATAAATAGAGAATATTTTTGATCCTTCTACAAAAGAACACTTCCAGTTTCCTAAACGCATAGTTCCTCCTTTGTGAGTTATTTTTTTTTGTTTTTCCATTAAACAGATTACTGGATGAGAAGTATATGGATTCGTTTCATAACTTTCTGCTTTTTTTAACCCCAAAACATTTCTAGCAAATTCTATTACAGCTATTTGCATCCCTAAACATATCCCTAAAAATGGTATTTTATTCTCTCTTGCATATTTTGCTGCAAGAATTTTTCCTTCTATTCCTCTATTTCCAAATCCTGGAGCGACTAAAATTCCTGAAATTCCCTCAAAATATTTCTTTATGTTTTTTTCTTTTATCATTTCCGAATAAATCCATTTTATATTAACGTAAGTTTCGTTTTCAGTCCCTGCATGAATTAATGCTTCAGTAATTGATTTATAAGAATCGTGTAAAGAAACATATTTTCCAACTAATGCTATTTTCGTTTCATATTTTGGTTTTTTATATTTCTTAATAAAAATATTCCATTTTTTTAAATTAGGAGAAATAATAGTGGATAAATTTAAATGATTTAATACTACTTCATCAAAATTTTGCAAATGCAATAAACAAGGTATTTCATATATAATTTTAGTATCAATTGATTCTATTACATGTTTCGGCTTTACATTGCAAAACAAAGCTAATTTTTCTCTAATTTCTTTAGAAATTTGTTTTTCTGTTCGACAGACAATAATATCTGCTTGTATTCCATTTTCCATTAAATTACGAACAGAGTGTTGTGTTGGTTTTGTTTTGATTTCTCCAGTAACTGTTATATATGGTAGCAATGTTAAATGAATTACTAATCCATTGAACTTTCCTAATTCCCACTTTAATTGACGTACTGATTCAATATATGGTAAACTTTCTATATCTCCAACTGTTCCTCCTATTTCAGTAATAATAATATCGTAATTATTTGATTCTCCGAGAATTTTAATACGTCTTTTAATTTCATTAGTAATATGAGGAATAACCTGAACCGTTTTCCCCAAATAATTTCCTTTTCTTTCGTTATCTATAACTGTTTTATATATTAATCCAGATGTTACATTATTCTCTTTAGTAGTAGGTTGGTTTAAAAATCGTTCATAATGTCCTAAATCCAAATCTGTTTCTGCTCCATCTTTAGTAACAAAACACTCTCCATGTTCATAAGGATTTAAAGTTCCTGGATCTATATTGAAATAAGGATCTAGCTTCAAAATTGAAACTTTATATCCTCTAGATTTTAACAGCATTCCTAATGAAGCTGAAACGATTCCTTTTCCCAAAGAAGAGGTTACTCCTCCTGTAACAAAAATATATTTTATTTCCATCAAAAATCAAAATGAAATAATACGAAGAAATCAACAATTTTAATTATGATAATAATTACGAAAAATTTTTATTTCACAGAATGTGAATTTTTATTTAAAAAAATGAGAATTTATGATTTTTTTTTTATATTTACCAAGATTTGGAGCAAGTTCTACACAATCAGCTCCCTATGAATCCTCCAGGGTGGGAACACAGCAAAGGTAATAAGGTTGTAGCGATGTGATGTAGTCAAGCTTGCTCCAATTTATATGGAAGATGGAATAAAAATTTATGGAAAACTTATTGAAATGTAATTTTTGTGGAAGAAAAAAAAATGATATTACTTTTCTTGTATCGGGAATTAACGGACATATCTGTAATTTTTGCATAGAAAAAACTTATTCCATAATTCATAGAGAATTTTTAGATAAAAATATTGAAAAAAAAAAAAAAACGGATTTACAAAAATTAAAAAAACCTAAAGAAATCAAACTTTTTTTAGATAAATATGTTGTTGGACAAAATGAAGCCAAAAAAATTATTTCCGTCGCTGTGTACAATCATTATAAAAGAATACATCATAATTTTTCAAATTCAGAAAATCAAGATATAGAAATAGAAAAATCCAATATATTATTAATTGGAAAAACCGGAACAGGAAAAACTTTGCTAGCGAAAACCATATCAAAACTTTTGAAAGTTCCTTTTGCTATAGCTGACGCAACTACTTTAACTGAAGCAGGATATGTTGGAGAAGATGTAGAATCCATATTGACAAAATTATTACAATCAGTCAATTATGATATAAATTCTGCTGAAAAAGGAATTATTTTTCTAGACGAAATAGATAAAATATCTAGAAAAAGGAATAATCCTTCTATTACTAGAGATGTTTCTGGAGAAGGAGTACAACAAGCATTACTTAAAATATTAGAGGGATCAGTGATCAATGTTCCTCCCCAAGGAGGAAGAAAACATCCAGACCAAAAAATGATACAAATTAATACTGAAAACATATTATTTATAGCTGGAGGAACATTTGATGGAATAGAAAAAATTGTTTCTGATAGAATAGAACAAATTTCGATAGGTTTTTTAACTCAAGAGAAAAGAAAAAAAAATAACTATAAAAATTATATAAAAAATATTATTGCTACAGATTTAAAAAATTTTGGATTAATCCCCGAATTGATAGGAAGATTTCCTGTCACCACTTATTTAAATCCATTGAATAAAAAGATGTTGAAAAAAATTTTGTTGGAACCCAAAAATTCCTTAATCAAGCAATATCAAAAATTATTTAATATGGATAATATATCTATGAATATAACAGATGAAGCTTTAGATATTATAGTAGATAAAACTTTTCAAGTTGGGATCGGTGCAAGAGGGTTACGGACTTTTTGTGAGAAAATATTCTTGGATTATATGTATGATATAGAAAATATTCGTTCTGTTTTGAATATAGATAAAGACATTGTAATGAATAAACTGAATTATCAATGAATATTAACTTTTAATTAATTTCCATAATTTTATTTTCAATTTTATTAATCCTTCTTTCGTAAAAGAAGAAATAAAAGTAATGTCTTCTTTTAAAAATATTTTTCTTATTTTATCCTTTTCTTTATCATCAATTAAATCTGATTTGGAAATTGCTAACAAACGTTTTTTCTTTAAAAGATTTGAGTTAAATTTATTGAGTTCATTTAACAAAATGAAATACTCTTGTCTTCTATTTTTTGTTTCTGAAGAAATTAAAAACAATAAAACAGAATTTCGTTCTGCATGTCTAAGAAAATGATGACCCAATCCTTTTCCTTCAGATGCTTTTTCTATAATACCAGGAATATCTGCAACTAAAAAAGAATCAAAATTAATCTTGACTACTCCTAAATTTGGAATCTTAGTTGTAAAAGAAAAATTACCTATCTTAGGTTTTGCTTTTGTGATAACAGAAAGTAAAGTTGATTTTCCAGTGTTTGGAAATCCTATTAATCCTACATCTGCTAAAATTTTTAATTCCAAAAAAATCCAACAACCTTTTGTCTTTATACCTTTTTGTGCACAATAAGGAGATTGATGTATTGAATTTTTAAAAAAAGCGTTTCCTTTTCCTCCCTTTCCTCCTTCAAATAAAATTTTTTTTTCTTGGTTTCTAGTAATTTCTGTTATTACATTTTTTTTTTCATTTTTTACCACAGTTCCTATCGGAACTTCTATTAATAGATCTTTTCCATTGGATCCAGTAATATTATTATTTTTTCCAGGGGATCCTGATTTTGCTATCCAATGTTTATTATATCTTAAATGAAAAAAAGTATGAATATGAGAATTTCCTTGAATAATAATATTCCCGCCTTTTCCCCCTGTTCCTCCATCGGGACCTCCTCTAGTTATAGATTTATCCCTATAAAAATGAATGCATCCAGATCCACCATCTCCACTTTTACAGTAAATTTTTATGAAATCAACAAAACAATTTTCCATGAGTTTAATTTTTTTTTAAAAAATTTTTTATTTTTTCTTCTATGAAAAGAGAAATTTTTTCTACAGATAGAGAAGCATTTAATTTGATTATATTATTTTTCCATTTAGGATCACTATTCCAAATCAAAGAAGTTTCTTTGTTATATTCTTCTATTCTTTTTTGAACCGTCATGATATTTGTGTCATCGTTACGATGACTTGTTTTTCCTCTTTTTAATAATCTATCTATTATCAAATTTTTTTGAATAGAAAAATAGAAAATTATATTGACTGTTCCCAAACAAAACTTTTTTAAAGTTTTTTCTAAAGAAAAAATTTGATTTCTAGTTCTAGGATATCCATCAAAAATAATGCCTTTGGAATAAAAATTTTTTTGAATTTCTATATTTAACATATTTGTAGTAATCATATCAGGAACCAATATTCCTTTATTAATATAAAAACTAGCAAGTTTTCCTAAATCCGTTTTTCTCTTCATATGATTTCTGAATATCATTCCAGTAGATAAGTGGGAAAAACCAAATTTGTTTGCAATAATTTTAGCTTGAGTTCCTTTTCCACATCCCGGTGGTCCAAACAATATAATATGTATCATAAAATAATAAAATTCATAATTTTATGCAAAGAGTAGATGTAAAAAGGTAATTTATTGGTAATGTGAAATGAATATATGATTGTGGGAACAAAAATACATGTAATGAAAAGAAATTTACAAATGAATAGCTCTACCATAAGCGTTAGCTACAGACTCTAAAATAGATTCACTCAATGAAGGATGAGGATGTATACTTCCCATAATTTCATAACTGGTAGCTTCCAACTTTCTTGCAACTACTACTTCTGAAATTAAGTCTGTTACATTGTTTCCAATCATATGACACCCTAACCATTCATCATATTTAGCATCAAAAATTACTTTAACAAAACCATTGGTATTTTCATCGGAAATAGCTCTTCCAAGAGCACTAAATGGGAATTTAGCTACTTTAATCTGAAATCCTTTTTCTTTGGATTCTTTTTCAGTATATCCTACTGAAGCGATCTCAGGAAAAGAATAAACACATTTTGGAACATTGTTATAATCTATTTTTTGACAATTTAATCCTTTTATATTTTCAATACAGTTTACTGCTTCATGTGACGCAACATGAGCCAAAGAAGGAGTCTGAATGACATCTCCAATAGCATAATATCCATCTATGTTTGTACGATAATTTTCATCTACAATAATAAATCCTTTATCAATTTGAATCCCTATCTCTTCCAATCCAATATGTTTGATATTAGGAATAATTCCAATAGCGTAAAGAACTATATCTGCTTCTAAAACAATATTTTCTACAGAAGATTTGATTTCTACAAGAACTATTCCATTATTAGAAGTAATTTTATTTATAGAAGAAGATGTATAGCTTTTAATTCCCATTTTTTCAAAAGAATATTTCAAATGATCAGATATTTCATCATCTCCATTTGGAAAAAGTTTTGTACAAATTTCTATGATGGTAACATGTGTTCCCATAGAATGATAAAAATAAGCAAATTCTAATCCTATAGAACCAGATCCTATAATGATCATTTTTTTTGGTAAAGAAGATAAAGAAAGAGCTTCTTTATATGTTATGATTTTTTTTCCATCATATTGAAATTTATTTTCAATTTTAGGAATTGCACCAGTAGAAATAATAATATGCGAAGCAGAATATTCTCCTATATTTTTTTCATTTTGAAAAATTTCAATTTTTTTTTCTTTTTTCAATATTGCATTTCCATGAATGACATAGATTTCATTCTTCTTCATTAAAAATGAAATTCCTTTTTTCATTTTTTCTACTACATTTCTACTTTTAGTAATAATTTGGGAATAATCTATTTTGATTTGATCTTTTTTTATTCCAAAAAGTTCCCCATTTTTTTTTATGGATTGCAAAATTTTTGCACTGTTCAAAAGAGATTTAGTAGGAATACATCCCCAATTTAAACAAACACCTCCAAGAGATTCTTTTTCAATCAGAGCTGTTTTCATTCCAAGTTGCGCTGATCGTATGGAAGCTACATAACCCGCTGGTCCACTTCCCAAAATAATAACATCAAAATGCATAGACTAATATGTATGTTGTATGTGTGAAACGTTATTTTATAAATTTACAGATTTTTCTACTCAAAAATTTTTTACAATAGAAAAACAATAAAATTCGTTTTCAAAAAATATTTTAAATTTGCATTTAAAATGATATATGGATTATGAAATTTTTTGTAGATACAGCAAGTTTAAAAGAAATTAATGAAGCAAGATCACTTGGAATATTAGATGGAGTTACGACAAATCCATCCTTAATTTCCAAGGAATCTGTTTCTAGTCAAAAAGAAATTCATGATCATTATATGTCTATATGCAGTCTTCTGAGAAATGAAGAAGATGTTAGTGCAGAAGTTATTAGTACTGATTATATAGAGATGATTCAAGAAGGAGAAAAACTTTCTCTTATACATCCAAGAATTGTTGTAAAAATTCCAATGACTCATGATGGGATCAAAGCAATTAAATATTTTTCTAATAAAAAAATTAGAACTAATTGTACTCTTGTTTTTTCTACAGGACAAGCCATTTTAGCTGCTAAAGTTGGAGCAACTTATGTTTCTCCGTTCATAGGAAGAGTAGATGATGTATCTTATGATGGATTGTATTTGATACGAGAAATTAAAAATATATATAACAATTACCATTTTGGTACCAAAATTTTGGCAGCATCTATACGTCATCCTTTGCATATCATAGAGTGTTCAAAGATTGGAATATACGCAGTCACCTCTCCTATGAAAGTTATTTATTCTCTACTGAATCATCCATTGACAAATATAGGATTGGAAAAATTTTTAACAGATTATAAAAAGAAAATCAATTAAGTTTTTATTTTTTCATCCAATAAATATTGAATAGAGATAGATGTAGCTTTTGGAAGATTTTCATAAAATCTTGATAGTTCTATTTGTTCTTTATTCTCGAAAATTTCTTCCAAATTATTTTTGTTCATCATATTAAATTCTTCCAATTTTTTATCCATATCTACCTTAATATCGTTGCTGATTTTATGACTTATTTTTTCCAAAATGCATATAGTTTCATATATGTTTTTTCCTGATTTTTTTTCTAATTTTACACGATCTATTGTTTCAGTATTTATTGGAACATGATTTATATCTCTCAAAAAATTCATAAATTTGTAAGTCTTTTATACAAAACTTTTAATTTTTTTGCATTAGAATGGTGTGGAAAACATTTCATATATTCATAATATGACTTAAAAAAATCTTTTTTTCTAGAAAGTTGATATTGAGATACACAAATTTTATACAAAACTTTTTCCTTTAAATGACTTTCTGGAAAATCTCTTATAAAATCTTGAAAATAAATTAAAGAAGCTTGATACCTACGCATCAAGAAATAAGAATCAGCTATGCAATAATTTTTTTTTTCTATTTTCATTAACAAATTGTTAATCAACCTATAAGCTTCTTTTATTTTTGAACTATCAGGATATTCTCTGACAAATTGATTCAATTTGTTAATTGCAATGTTAGTTTTTGTTTGATCTAAATCAAAATTTAAAGAAGAAAAATAATGATGTTTTCCACTTTCAAATAAACCTTTTTCTCCTGATTCATCTTCTTTCCATGAAAGAACAGGTTTTTTTTCTGAAAAAATAAAACAACTTTCAAAAAAAGTTATGAATACTACCATCAAAAAAATAGTTTTGATATTCACTATTTTTATTGTTTATGAAAATTTCTTATGTCTTTATCAAATAAATATAATCCTCCTTTATCTTCTCCTACTAGTTCAATCTTATCTAAAATCATTTTACTTAAAGTTTCTTCTTCTATCTGTTCTTCAACATACCATTGCA from Blattabacterium cuenoti harbors:
- the clpX gene encoding ATP-dependent Clp protease ATP-binding subunit ClpX, translating into MENLLKCNFCGRKKNDITFLVSGINGHICNFCIEKTYSIIHREFLDKNIEKKKKTDLQKLKKPKEIKLFLDKYVVGQNEAKKIISVAVYNHYKRIHHNFSNSENQDIEIEKSNILLIGKTGTGKTLLAKTISKLLKVPFAIADATTLTEAGYVGEDVESILTKLLQSVNYDINSAEKGIIFLDEIDKISRKRNNPSITRDVSGEGVQQALLKILEGSVINVPPQGGRKHPDQKMIQINTENILFIAGGTFDGIEKIVSDRIEQISIGFLTQEKRKKNNYKNYIKNIIATDLKNFGLIPELIGRFPVTTYLNPLNKKMLKKILLEPKNSLIKQYQKLFNMDNISMNITDEALDIIVDKTFQVGIGARGLRTFCEKIFLDYMYDIENIRSVLNIDKDIVMNKLNYQ
- the fsa gene encoding fructose-6-phosphate aldolase; this encodes MKFFVDTASLKEINEARSLGILDGVTTNPSLISKESVSSQKEIHDHYMSICSLLRNEEDVSAEVISTDYIEMIQEGEKLSLIHPRIVVKIPMTHDGIKAIKYFSNKKIRTNCTLVFSTGQAILAAKVGATYVSPFIGRVDDVSYDGLYLIREIKNIYNNYHFGTKILAASIRHPLHIIECSKIGIYAVTSPMKVIYSLLNHPLTNIGLEKFLTDYKKKIN
- the lpdA gene encoding dihydrolipoyl dehydrogenase produces the protein MHFDVIILGSGPAGYVASIRSAQLGMKTALIEKESLGGVCLNWGCIPTKSLLNSAKILQSIKKNGELFGIKKDQIKIDYSQIITKSRNVVEKMKKGISFLMKKNEIYVIHGNAILKKEKKIEIFQNEKNIGEYSASHIIISTGAIPKIENKFQYDGKKIITYKEALSLSSLPKKMIIIGSGSIGLEFAYFYHSMGTHVTIIEICTKLFPNGDDEISDHLKYSFEKMGIKSYTSSSINKITSNNGIVLVEIKSSVENIVLEADIVLYAIGIIPNIKHIGLEEIGIQIDKGFIIVDENYRTNIDGYYAIGDVIQTPSLAHVASHEAVNCIENIKGLNCQKIDYNNVPKCVYSFPEIASVGYTEKESKEKGFQIKVAKFPFSALGRAISDENTNGFVKVIFDAKYDEWLGCHMIGNNVTDLISEVVVARKLEATSYEIMGSIHPHPSLSESILESVANAYGRAIHL
- the yidC gene encoding membrane protein insertase YidC gives rise to the protein MKDKNLDYSSMIGLFLILLILTIFTYFNNEQEKKYKINNKEFFDRKKVILFEKEQKEKNNFFLLENNVLRLKISNVGGIISEVFLKKYKAYDPSLSYHAKNLYLVKNSSFLYNMSFSNKKELNIDTKNLLFQPFSLENKKKGIKILIMRAKNPYGKGFFDYIYTIGKENQYDIGFSVKTINIYPFSKLVSINLEQKILSMEKDRNWENSYTQAYYSVFNKNSETVKYLSEKKTEEKNISNINWIAYKQQFFASIFIPEKILKNTFVQSENFSSGNFLKKIQFKTSINRKENKEFHFSFRFYFGPLDFNLLKEYKSGFENIIPFGWGFLKWINKYFFLIIFQFLEKTNLNYGVIIILMTIVVKLILSPITYKQYKLSAIMKLIRPEIEELNNRYKNNEDALKKQRVMMELYRKVGVNPMSGCISTLFQIPIFYSLFKFFPTIINLRGKSFLWVEDLTSYDSILELPFFIPFYGNHVSLLTLLYSFALLVYTKLSNNGKKDFSQDENSSLPDMNFILYLMPIIMLFFINSYASALSLYYFTSNMINIGFFFFIKEFMLDEKKILMKIQEKKLRKYSQKTIQ
- a CDS encoding adenylate kinase family protein — protein: MIHIILFGPPGCGKGTQAKIIANKFGFSHLSTGMIFRNHMKRKTDLGKLASFYINKGILVPDMITTNMLNIEIQKNFYSKGIIFDGYPRTRNQIFSLEKTLKKFCLGTVNIIFYFSIQKNLIIDRLLKRGKTSHRNDDTNIMTVQKRIEEYNKETSLIWNSDPKWKNNIIKLNASLSVEKISLFIEEKIKNFLKKN
- a CDS encoding outer membrane protein assembly factor BamD, which gives rise to MVVFITFFESCFIFSEKKPVLSWKEDESGEKGLFESGKHHYFSSLNFDLDQTKTNIAINKLNQFVREYPDSSKIKEAYRLINNLLMKIEKKNYCIADSYFLMRRYQASLIYFQDFIRDFPESHLKEKVLYKICVSQYQLSRKKDFFKSYYEYMKCFPHHSNAKKLKVLYKRLTNL
- a CDS encoding CTP synthase, producing the protein MEIKYIFVTGGVTSSLGKGIVSASLGMLLKSRGYKVSILKLDPYFNIDPGTLNPYEHGECFVTKDGAETDLDLGHYERFLNQPTTKENNVTSGLIYKTVIDNERKGNYLGKTVQVIPHITNEIKRRIKILGESNNYDIIITEIGGTVGDIESLPYIESVRQLKWELGKFNGLVIHLTLLPYITVTGEIKTKPTQHSVRNLMENGIQADIIVCRTEKQISKEIREKLALFCNVKPKHVIESIDTKIIYEIPCLLHLQNFDEVVLNHLNLSTIISPNLKKWNIFIKKYKKPKYETKIALVGKYVSLHDSYKSITEALIHAGTENETYVNIKWIYSEMIKEKNIKKYFEGISGILVAPGFGNRGIEGKILAAKYARENKIPFLGICLGMQIAVIEFARNVLGLKKAESYETNPYTSHPVICLMEKQKKITHKGGTMRLGNWKCSFVEGSKIFSIYGEKKEVLERHRHRYEFNNNYLEYFSNAGMKAVGINPDTGLVEAIELENHVFFLGVQYHPEYQSTVTNPHPLFTYFVKVSKIYKSFDYQNSSYI
- the obgE gene encoding GTPase ObgE, which gives rise to MENCFVDFIKIYCKSGDGGSGCIHFYRDKSITRGGPDGGTGGKGGNIIIQGNSHIHTFFHLRYNKHWIAKSGSPGKNNNITGSNGKDLLIEVPIGTVVKNEKKNVITEITRNQEKKILFEGGKGGKGNAFFKNSIHQSPYCAQKGIKTKGCWIFLELKILADVGLIGFPNTGKSTLLSVITKAKPKIGNFSFTTKIPNLGVVKINFDSFLVADIPGIIEKASEGKGLGHHFLRHAERNSVLLFLISSETKNRRQEYFILLNELNKFNSNLLKKKRLLAISKSDLIDDKEKDKIRKIFLKEDITFISSFTKEGLIKLKIKLWKLIKS